Proteins from a single region of Deinococcus malanensis:
- a CDS encoding AAA family ATPase: MSPVVYHLIGAPGSGKRTVGLELALLTGAVLLDNHLFRDAVYKPYGADGLRPIPAELQELGTRVWALGLQAARMALPDVQQIFTAYHNAQDKGAATAQRIREVAQARQAKYVPVWLECHTDELCRRLTLPERLQRAKMRDPDQLRRTLDTQGLLPPLPGALRIDTAVVSPAEAARLIASNAGVPT, encoded by the coding sequence ATGTCTCCTGTCGTGTATCACCTGATCGGCGCGCCCGGAAGTGGCAAACGAACCGTCGGCCTGGAGCTTGCCCTGCTGACCGGCGCGGTGCTGCTGGACAATCACCTGTTCCGCGACGCAGTGTACAAGCCGTACGGTGCCGACGGGCTGCGGCCCATTCCCGCGGAACTTCAGGAACTGGGAACCCGGGTCTGGGCCCTGGGGCTGCAGGCGGCGCGCATGGCTCTGCCCGACGTGCAGCAGATTTTTACGGCTTACCACAATGCCCAGGACAAGGGTGCGGCCACAGCGCAGCGTATCCGGGAGGTGGCTCAGGCGCGGCAGGCCAAATACGTCCCGGTCTGGCTGGAGTGCCACACGGATGAGCTCTGCCGCCGACTTACCCTGCCCGAGCGACTACAGCGGGCCAAAATGCGCGACCCGGATCAGTTGCGCCGGACTCTGGATACCCAGGGCCTCCTGCCGCCACTGCCGGGCGCCCTGCGCATCGATACGGCGGTTGTCTCCCCAGCTGAAGCGGCCCGGCTGATCGCCAGTAATGCCGGCGTACCCACCTGA
- a CDS encoding acylphosphatase encodes MRLTALISGTVQGVGYRRYVQRYARDLKVSGYAENLSDGRVEVVAEGHDPDLQRLLHWIGRGPPHARVREVQTQYSEATGLRDFHVY; translated from the coding sequence ATGCGCCTCACCGCCCTGATTTCCGGCACCGTACAGGGCGTCGGATACCGCCGTTACGTCCAGCGATATGCCCGAGACCTGAAGGTCAGTGGGTACGCCGAGAACCTGTCTGATGGCCGCGTCGAAGTGGTGGCTGAGGGCCATGACCCCGATCTACAGCGGCTGCTGCACTGGATTGGCCGCGGTCCTCCCCACGCCCGCGTGCGCGAGGTGCAGACCCAGTACAGCGAGGCGACGGGCCTGCGCGACTTCCATGTGTACTGA
- a CDS encoding HNH endonuclease has translation MARRQSNSTWPDPTPEAEPLACALCQRETPVLTQHHLMPVLAGRRKGMKVQDLPTVGLCSACHGYVHNTFSNADLAGPYSSLEALQEHEGVIKFVKWVQKQPVSRAVKVK, from the coding sequence ATGGCCCGCCGTCAATCCAATTCCACCTGGCCCGATCCCACACCCGAGGCGGAGCCGCTCGCCTGTGCGCTGTGTCAGCGTGAAACCCCGGTCCTGACGCAGCACCATCTGATGCCGGTCCTGGCAGGGCGCCGCAAGGGCATGAAGGTTCAGGACCTGCCCACCGTGGGCCTGTGCTCGGCCTGTCACGGCTACGTTCACAACACGTTTTCCAATGCTGACCTGGCGGGACCCTACAGCTCACTGGAGGCCCTTCAGGAACACGAGGGGGTTATCAAATTCGTCAAGTGGGTCCAGAAACAGCCTGTATCCAGGGCAGTCAAGGTCAAGTAG
- a CDS encoding OsmC family protein, whose protein sequence is MADITRKANAQWFGDLKSGNGTVSTESGALKENGYSFKARFEQDKAPGTNPEELLAAAHAGCFTMQLSAMLAAHGHQPEDLRTEASCEMVKDGPGFKVSTMRLTIRGKVGNIDQAEFEKHVAQAADACPLSRVMKGNVEITHEAVLE, encoded by the coding sequence ATGGCAGACATCACGAGAAAGGCAAACGCCCAGTGGTTCGGAGACCTGAAAAGCGGTAACGGGACGGTCAGCACCGAAAGCGGCGCCCTGAAGGAAAACGGCTACTCCTTCAAGGCTCGCTTCGAGCAGGACAAAGCCCCCGGCACGAACCCCGAAGAACTTCTGGCCGCTGCCCACGCCGGATGCTTCACCATGCAGCTTTCTGCCATGCTGGCGGCGCACGGCCATCAGCCCGAGGACCTGCGCACCGAGGCTTCCTGCGAAATGGTCAAGGATGGCCCCGGCTTCAAGGTCAGCACCATGCGCCTGACCATCCGCGGGAAGGTCGGCAATATTGATCAGGCCGAATTCGAAAAGCACGTGGCCCAGGCTGCCGATGCCTGCCCCCTGAGCCGGGTCATGAAAGGCAACGTGGAAATCACCCACGAAGCCGTCCTCGAATAA